In the genome of Raphanus sativus cultivar WK10039 chromosome 4, ASM80110v3, whole genome shotgun sequence, one region contains:
- the LOC108853553 gene encoding V-type proton ATPase subunit d1 gives MYGFEALTFNIHGGYLEAIVRGHRAGLLTTADYNNLCQCENLDDIKMHLSATKYGSYLQNEPSPLHTTTIVEKCTLKLVDDYKHMLCQATEPMSTFLEYIRYGHMIDNVVLIVTGTLHERDVQELIEKCHPLGMFDSIATLAVAQNMRELYRLVLVDTPLAPYFSECLTSEDLDDMNIEIMRNTLYKAYLEDFYKFCQKLGGATAEIMSDLLAFEADRRAVNITINSIGTELTREDRKKLYSNFGLLYPYGHEELAICEDIDQVRGVMEKYPPYQAIFSKMSYGESQMLDKAFYEEEVRRLCLAFEQQFHYGVFFAYMRLREQEIRNLMWISECVAQNQKSRIHDSVVYMF, from the exons ATGTACGGATTCGAGGCGCTTACCTTCAACATCCATGGCGGATACCTGGAGGCGATCGTGAGGGGCCACCGTGCTGGTCTCCTCACCACCGCGGATTACAACAATCTGTGCCAATGTGAAAACCTGGACGACATCAAAATGCACCTCTCCGCCACCAAATACGGCTCTTACCTCCAGAACG AACCGTCACCTCTGCATACGACGACAATCGTGGAGAAGTGTACGCTCAAGCTTGTGGATGATTACAAGCATATGCTTTGCCAAGCTACTGAGCCTATGTCCACCTTCTTAGAGTACATCAG ATACGGCCACATGATTGACAATGTGGTGCTGATTGTTACTGGAACTTTGCACGAGAGAGATGTTCAAGAGTTGATTGAGAAATGTCACCCTTTAGGCATGTTTGACAG CATTGCCACACTGGCTGTTGCTCAGAACATGAGGGAGCTCTATAGGTTGGTGCTTGTTGATACTCCTCTCGCTCCATATTTTTCTGAGTGCTTGACATCTGAG GATTTGGATGACATGAACATAGAGATTATGAGGAACACCCTCTACAAAGCATACCTTGAGGATTTTTACAAGTTCTGTCAG AAACTTGGAGGGGCAACAGCAGAGATAATGTCTGACCTTCTGGCCTTCGAAGCTGATAGAAGAGCTGTGAACATCACCATCAATAG CATTGGCACTGAGCTAACAAGAGAAGACAGGAAGAAACTGTACTCCAACTTTGGTCTCCT CTATCCATATGGTCACGAGGAGCTTGCTATCTGCGAAGACATAGATCAG GTTCGTGGTGTCATGGAGAAGTACCCTCCTTACCAAGCAATATTCTCAAAGATGTCTTATGGAGAGAGCCAGATGCTTGACAAAGCATTTTATGAAGAAGAAGTCAGAAGGCTTTGCTTAGCCTTTGAGCAGCAG TTCCATTACGGGGTGTTCTTTGCGTACATGAGATTGAGGGAGCAGGAGATCAGGAACCTGATGTGGATATCCGAGTGTGTTGCACAGAACCAGAAGTCGAGGATCCACGACAGTGTGGTCTACATGTTCTGA